TTCTCCTTTGAGAAAGGGTTGCTCGGTGACGGTGCGCAGAGTGCAGATTTCATTGGTATGACCTTCCCCGGCAATGTCACGCAGGGCGATGCCAATAACGTGAAGCTGCGCTTTGATGACAGTTTCGTGAAACTGGCCGCTGCCGGCAAGCTGTGATGAGTGACGGAGTTTGCCATGCGACAGATTAACCGTCATCCCACTTCCGGCATGCGTTTGATGCTTGTGATGTTGCCGTTTGTTTTGCTGTTGGCCGCCTATTTTCTCGGCTCGGCAGTGCGACTGGAAGCTAACCCGCAGGACAAATTGCTCCCAGGCCTGCAACAGATGCTGGATGCAATATCACGGATGGCGTTTTCCCCGGATAAACGTAGCGGCGAGTATCTGTTCTGGGTTGATACCCTGGTGAGCCTCGCCCGGTTGCTGACCGGGCTGGCCATCGCCTCGTTGATCGGCCTGTGCATAGGGGTTGCCGCTGGGGTATTTCCGCTGTGGCGAGCTTCACTTTCGCCACTGATGACGGTGCTGTCGATGATCCCGCCGCTGGCGATTTTACCGGTGCTGTTTATCGTCTTTGGGCTGGATGAACTGTCGAAAGTGATGCTCATCGTTATTGGCATCACACCGATGCTGGCCCGGGATCTTGAACACCGCGCCTGTGAAATCCCGCCGGAGATCCTGATCAAAGCGCAGACGCTGGGAGCAAATAGCTGGACGCTGGTGCTACGGGTCGTGTTACCGCAGTTACTGTCACGGCTACTGACATCCCTGCGCCTGTTACTGGGTTCGGCGTGGTTATTCCTGATCTCGGCAGAGGCTATCTCATCCACTGCAGGTCTGGGTTATCGCATTTTCCTCGTGCGTCGTTATATGGCGATGGATGTCATTATTCCCTATGTCCTGTGGATCACGCTGCTGGCGTGGCTGATGGATTTGGCACTGCGTCAGTTACACAAAACCTGTTTCCCCTGGGCGGAAGGAGGTAAGGCATGAGCTTTATCACCATCAACAATATCTGGCAGGAGTACGGCGACCATGTGGTGCTCGAACACCTGAACTTGCAGGTTAAAGAAGGCGAGTTCTGTTCAATGGTTGGCGCGTCCGGTTGTGGAAAATCCACCTTCCTGCGCCTGTTGCTCGGTCAGGAAGCGCCCAGCCGTGGCACGATTACGCTTGATGGCAAACCGCTCATTGCTGAGCCGGACAGCAGCCGTGGCGTGGTGTTTCAGCGCTACTCGGTTTTCCCGCATCTCAGCGTGCTGGATAACGTCACCATGGGGCTTGAATTGCCGCAATCACCGTTATGTGGACGGCTATTTGGGGCGAAAAAACGGGCCGCGCGTGAACGTGCAACGGAGATGCTGGAAAAGGTTGGGCTTGGTCAGGCGCTTGATAAATACCCGGCCCAACTCTCTGGCGGTATGCAACAGCGTTTAGCGATTGCTCAGGCCTTCATTATGCAGCCGCGCGTTTTATTGCTTGATGAACCCTTTGGCGCGCTCGACCCTGGCATTCGTAAAGACATGCATGCCCTGCTGCTGCAACTGTGGGGCGAAACCCGCATGACCGTCTTTATGGTAACCCACGATCTGTCGGAGGGTTTCAACCTCGGTACGCGTCTTCTGGTGTTCGACAAAGTGCGGCTTGATCCACATGCTCCGAACGCCTATGGCGCGCGCATCACTTACGACATTCCGCTCAATGAGACGCGACTCTCTGCGCTGAGCGGTACGGCTCCCGATAACGTCTATGCATTAAGGAGTTAATCCTGTGAATATCACCTCAACCCTTCTTCGTGAAGAGAGACTGCCCGGTGGCGGCCATTTCTCGTGCGTGCTTAAACGCGGGCAAATCCTGCGGATGACCGACATTGAAGGCGGGGCAAATGTCAGCCTGATCATGCTCAACGCCCACGAAAAAAGTGAGCGTCTCAACCTGCCCGATACGCTGAAAGGGCAGCATACGGCACGCCTGACTGCCGGGCACTGCTTCTATTCTGATATGGGCCGGGTTCTGACTGGTATCACCGCCGATACCAGCGGCTGGCACGATCCCTTCGGTGGCGTTCTGAATGCGGCTGAAGTGGCTGAAAAATACGGACAGGGGCGTTATCAGGAACGGCGCAATGGTTTTTTCCGCAACGGGACGGACAACCTGCTGGTGGAGATGGGCAAGTGGGATCTCAATCTCGAAGATCTGCTGATGGTCGTTAACTTCTTCAGCAAAGTGACGGTGGATGACGACGGACAGTTCAGCTTCCACCCGGGTCATTCCCAGCCTGGTTGTCATGTTGACCTGTTTGCACCCATGGATGTGCTGGTGGTGATGACCGCGCTACAACACCCCATGGACCCGTCGACAGAATATGCGCCGCGCCCGGTACAGCTGAGCTGGTGGCAGGTGCAAGACGAAGAATCGGCCATTCGCGCACTTCTGACGCGTCCGGAAAACGAACGCGCTATCACCAATACGCAACTTTTCGCCCTCTGAGGAGACTGATGATGACCGTTGCCAGCGAAAAACACGCGCACCATGCCAGCTTTCGCCATGTGATCCCGGCGGGCGAGCCTTACATGTTTGACGTGAAAAAAGGGCAGACCCTGCGCCTGCTCGATCTGGAGGGCAACCAGGCGGTTGATACCCTTTTCTATCATGCCGATAACCCGCGCGAACGCTATGATCCCCAGCGAACGCTGCGCCGTCAAAATAACGCGTACCTCACCCATGGTAGCGTGCTGTATTCCAATCTGGGCAATCCGTTGTTGACTATCGTCGCCGATACTTGCGGACGCCACGATACGCTTGGCGGGGCATGCGCGCAGGAAAGCAATACCGTGCGTTATGCCCTCGACAAACGTCATATGCACAGCTGTCGCGATAACTTCCTCTGCGCCTGTCTGCACGATGGTCGCCTGCAAAAGCGCGATATTGGGGCGAACATCAATTTCTTTATGAACGTCCCTGTGACACCACAAGGCGGGCTGACGTTTGAGGATGGGATCTCCGCGCCGGGGAAATATGTTGAGCTTCGCGCAGAGTGCAACGTCATTGTGCTGATCTCTAACTGCCCACAGCTGAATAACCCCTGCAATGGCTGGGAACCGACGCCTGCCGAGGTGCTGGTATGGAACTGACTCCAACGCCAACTCGCTGGCAGCGTCTGCGCCAGATAATCTACCGACTCTTTGATGTTCGCGCCGGGCGCATTCTGCTGTAAACGCGTTTTCCCCATGGACGACCATGCGGTGAGCCGACTATCGGCGGGACGACCCGCCACGATTGAGTCTGACCTATGTTGACGAAACTCCTGATTGCAAACCGTGGGGCCATTGCCTGTCGCATTCTGCGTACACTGCGCGCCATGAACATAGGCGGCGTGGCCGTCTATTCTGAGGCGGATATCAGCAGTCTGCATATTCGCGAAGCAGACGACGCCATTAGTCTCGGTGATGGTCCTGCGGCCAATACCTATCTGGTGACTGAAAAAATTATCGCCGCCGCTAAAGCCAGCGGTGCGCAGGCTATCCATCCGGGTTATGGATTCCTCTCTGAAAATGCCGCATTTGCCGAAGCCTGTGAAGCTGCCGGGATTGCGTTTGTTGGCCCAACGGCGGAACAACTCCGTGTCTTCGGCCTGAAACATACCGCCCGTGCGCTGGCAAAAACCCACGGCGTCCCCCTGCTGGAAGGGACGGAGTTACTGGCGGACGTGGATGAGGCCCTGTGCGCTGCCGATGAGGTTGGCTACCCGGTTATGCTGAAAAGCACGGCGGGCGGGGGCGGCATCGGTATGCGTGTCTGCTACAACGCCGCTGAACTCAATGACGCATTTGACGCGGTGGTCCGGCTGGGTAAAAACAATTTCAGCGATGCGGGCGTGTTTATCGAAAAATACATTGAGCGTGCGCGCCACCTGGAAGTCCAGCTATTTGGTGACGGTAACGGAGAGGTGATTGCCCTCGGCGTGCGTGACTGCTCGGTACAGCGTCGCAACCAGAAAGTGCTGGAAGAGACACCCGCACCAAACCTGCCTGAGGGTATGGAACGCGCATTATGTGAAGCGGCGATCGCGCTGGGGAAAGCCGTAAACTATCGCAGTGCCGGCACGGTTGAATTCGTTTATGACAGCGATGCCGCGCGTTTTTACTTCCTTGAAGTCAACACCCGTTTGCAGGTTGAACATGGTGTGACCGAGCAGGTGTGGGGCGTAGATCTGGTACGCTGGATGATTACCCTCGCAGCCGGAACGTTGCCGCCGCTGGCCTCTCTGCGTGAAAACCTCAACCCCGTCGGGCATGCGATTCAGGCGCGGGTGTACGCAGAAGATCCCGGACGCCAGTTTCAGCCCTCTCCTGGCCTGCTGACCGATGTGGCGTTCCCGGAGGACGATCGGCAAACGTTGCGTATCGACACCTGGGTTGAATCGGGTTGTGACGTCCCGCCATTTTTTGATCCCATGCTGGCGAAAATTATTGCCTGGCAGCCTACCCGCGAAGCCGCTATTCACGCCCTGGATGCGGCTCTCGGTAACACGCGCCTCTACGGTGTGGAAACCAACCGCCGTTACCTGCAACAGATTTTAACCTTCGCGCCATTTACCCGTGGTGAACCCTGGACACGGTGTCTGGAAGGACTTGCCTATCAGGCTTCCACGCTGGACGTGCTGAGTGCCGGGACACAAACGACAGTGCAGGATTATCCAGGGCGCGTAGGGTATTGGGCGGTAGGCGTTCCCCCCTCCGGCCCCATGGACAACCAGGCATTACGCCTCGGTAACCGTCTGCTGGGCAATGACGAGCAGGCCGCTGCGCTGGAGATCACCCTCAGCGGCCCGACGTTAAAATTTAACTGCGATGCTCAACTGGTGGTGACCGGGGCAGAGATTGCACTCATGCTGGACGGTGAGCCACTGGTCAATAATCGTGTGATTCGCGTCCATGCCGGAATGACGTTACGCATGGGGGAGATCCTCGGCGAGGGTGTTCGCAGCTACCTGTGCCTGCGCGGGGGATTCTGCGTACCGGATTATCTGGGCAGCAAAAGTACCTTTACACTGGGTCAGTTTGGCGGACACGCCGGGCGAGCATTGCGCACTGGTGATGTGCTGCATGTGTTGCCGTTAACGTCGCCAGCCCCTGACGCTGAGTTACCTGCTTCTCTGCACACTGTGCTCGCGCCAGTCCGCACGTTAAGGGTGATTTATGGCCCACATGGTGCGCCGGAATACTTTACGCCTGGGTATATGGCGACCTTCTTCGCCACTGACTGGGAAGTGCATTTCAATTCAAGTCGCACAGGCGTACGCCTGATCGGGCCGAAACCTGAGTGGGTACGCGACAGTGGCGGCGAAGCGGGTTTGCATCCGTCGAATATTCATGACAATCCGTATGCCATCGGTGCAGTGGATTTTACCGGCGATATGCCGGTGATCCTCGGCCCGGATGGCCCGAGTCTGGGAGGATTTGTCTGCCCGGTCACCGTCATTGAGGCTGACTTGCATGTGGTCGGACAACTGAAAGCGGGCGATAAAGTGCGTTTTGTTCCTGTAGATATGATGACGGCCCGGCGGCTTGCACAGGTGCAGGAGGCGCAAATCGCCAGCCTGCATCCACATGAGATCTCCTGGCAACCGACTGAGCTGACATCGCCTGTTGTGTTGACGTGCGGTCAGGCGGATAAACGCCTGGTCGCGCGACTTTCTGGCGACACACACCTGCTGCTGGAAATAGGTGAACCGGAGCTGGACCTGGTGTTGCGCTTTCGCGCGCATGCTCTGATGCAGGCCCTGGAAGGCCACGCGCTTGAAGGGGTTATTGATTTAACACCGGGGATCCGTTCACTACAAATCCACTATCAGCCGGATGTGATGAGCCTCGCGCAACTGCTGGAGGCGATCACCGTGCTGTGGCAGGGTGTCTGTGAGCGTGAGGATCTGGATGTGCCGTCGCGTGTGATCTGGCTGCCGCTGTCATGGGATGATCCTGCATGCCAGAAAGCGATTGATAAATACATGACGACAGTGCGTCGCGACGCGCCGTGGTGTCCGAGCAATCTGGAGTTTATCCGCCGTATTAACGACCTGGCGAATGTCGATGAGGTTTACAAAACGGTCTTTGACGCCCGCTATCTGGTGATGGGCCTGGGCGACGTTTATCTGGGTGCGCCGGTGGCAACGCCGCTCGATCCGCGCCACCGTCTGGTTACCACCAAGTACAACCCGGCGCGCACCTGGACGGCGGAAAACTCGGTCGGTATCGGCGGAGCCTATCTCTGTGTTTACGGCATGGAGGGGCCGGGGGGATACCAGTTTGTTGGACGAACGCTGCAAATGTGGAATCGCTACCGCGCGGTGGCCGATTTTAACGGCAAACCCTGGTTGCTACGTTTCTTCGATCAGATCCGTTTTTATCCCGTTTCTGCTGATGAACTGTTGACCATTCGCCGCGACTTCCCGCTGGGTCGCTATCCGCTTCGCATCGAGCACACCACCCTGAAACTGGCCGACTACCAGCAGTTCCTTGCTGATGAGGCGCAGAGCATCGAAGCGTATCGCACTCATCAACAGAGCGCATTTGACGCTGAGCGTGAACGCTGGATCGCCAGCGGTCAGGCCCATTTTGACAGTACCGATGTGCTCACAGATGAGGGGGAAGACGCGCCGTTGCAGGCAGGCCAGACAGGGATCGACAGTCCCGTTTCGGGCAATTTGTGGCAGGTGAACGTTGTGCCTGGCAGCCAGGTACGGGAGGGCGATGTACTGGTGGTGCTGGAGTCGATGAAGATGGAGATCCCGTTGCTTGCTGCCCGTGATGGCGTGGTAAGCCAGGTGCGCGTGCAGCCAGGCTCGTCGGTGCGTGCAGGGCAGTGTGTCGTGGTTATGGAGAAAACAGTATGAGGCATCCGTTTGATTTACGTCTTGACGTGCTGGCGCTGGCATACCGTGAAGGCCGTGTCACTCCGCGTGAAGTGATTGCCACATTACGCGAACGGGCGCTGGCGCTGAACCCGGAATTTAATGCTTTTATTCATATCCTGACGGCGGATGAACTGGAACCTTATCTGGCTGCGCTCGACGATGTGCAACCCGCGTCTTTACCGCTGTACGGTGTGCCGTTTGCCATCAAAGATAATATTGATCTTGCGGGCATCAACACGACAGCAGCCTGTCCAGCATATGCATATACAGCGGAGCAGGATGCGACCATCGTTGCTCAACTGATTGCTCTGGGGGCAATACCGCTCGGCAAAACCAATCTCGACCAGTTCGCCACCGGGCTCAACGGCACGCGCTCGCCGTATGGGGCATGTCGTAACAGCATACTTGCGGATTATCCGTCAGGCGGTTCCAGTGCAGGTTCGTCACTGGCTGTGGCGTTAGGCCTGGCCAGTTTCTCACTCGGTACTGATACTGCCGGGAGCGGACGCGTTCCGGCTTCCTTAAACAACCTGGTTGGCCTGAAAGCAACCAAAGGGTTAATTTCGACAGCCGGCGTGATTCCGGCCTGCCGCACGCTGGACTGCGTGACCTTCTTCACGACCACAGCAGCAGAAGCAAGCCAGCTTTTGTCGCTAACGGCGGTGAACGACCCGCGCGACGAGTACAGCCGAACGAACCCAGCGTGGAATGGCCCGCAGGCATTTGGTATACCCGAACCGGGTTTTCGTTTCGGTGTGCCAGAGAGGCCTGAATTTCTTGGCTGTGAGGAAAGCGAAGCGCTCTTTAACGCCGCAAAAGCACGTTTAGTTGCGATGGGGGGCGTACCTGTGGTGATTGATTTTACGCCATTCCTTGCCGCAGCAACGTTATTGTATGACGGCCCGTGGGTCGCTGAGCGCTATCATGTGGCGGGAAAATTGATTGAGCAACAGCCAGATGCTGTTCTGCCGGTAATTCGCGATGTACTCCGCAAAGCGCCAGAAACCGATGCGGTCGCAACGTTTGACGCCCAGTACAGATTACAGGGCTATAAAACGCAGTGTGATGCCATCCTGACCCATCTGGAATGCGTGCTGACACCGACGTATCCTCGCCCGGTCACGCTCGCAGAACTGGCGGATGAGCCGGTGAAACGTAACGCTGATCTGGGGTTTTATACCAATTTTATGAATCTGCTCGATTACGCCGCAGTTGCTGTACCTGCGGGGGTAATGGTGAGCGGATTACCCTCCGGTGTGACCCTGTTTGGCCGGGCATTCACAGACCAATATTTGCTGAGCCTGGCTGATGCCTTGCAGCGACATCAGACGTTTGCGTTGCCCGGAGGCAGAGACGTGTCCAGCGTCGCCCCCGAATCGGTTGCCAGCCACGACCGAATGCCGATTGTGGTTTGTGGTGCGCATCTTGATGGGCTGCCGCTGAATGTTCAGTTGCGCCAGCGTGGCGCAACGCTGCGGGAGGAAACCCGAAGTGCGCCGCATTATCGCCTTTATGCGCTGGCAGACGGTAAACGGCCGGGCATGGTTCGCGACACGGAGCTGGGCGCAGCCATCGCTGTTGAAGTGTGGGAACTGCCGCACAGCGAAGTGGGATCATTCCTGGGTGGAATTCCTGCGCCGCTGGGGCTGGGTAAAGTGGAGCTGGAGGATGGTCGCTGGTTAACGGGCTTTATCTGTGAGGCGTACGGGTTACAAGGCGCGCAGGACATTACTGATTTCGGCGGATGGCGGGCATGGCTCGCCTGATATGAGAGGGCAGCCAGTGGATGACACTGGCTGCATGCCATTAACGGTAAAGCGGCTTTTCTGCGACCGGGATCAGCAGCGCGGATTGCCAGTCTGCCAGCGTCAATTGCGCGAGTTTCCCGAGCACCGTGTAGAACGGGTGTCCGGCCTTGTCGACAAAGACGGAAAGGAAACGGGTGCTCCACGGTAACAGATGCCAGGCCAGAAGCTGGTCTCGTTCGGTATTACGGTCGTTCTCAGAAAGCCATGCCGCCAGCATCAGCAATGTGCCGAAGTGATCTTCCGGCTCATTTTGCTGCATTTCAAACGCAATGCTGTTTTCACGCATCCACTGGCGTAATGCGAGTGTCGATTCGCCGAATAAAACCGACTCACGATCCAGCCAGACGGAACCCCAGGGAGGGGCAGGCAATGCCCACGGTCCCACAAACAGTCGCTGCCAGGCTTCAGGCAATGTCTCATCGGCCGGAGTGTTCAGGGTTTCGGCGAGCGGGGTGATGACCTCTTTTGGAAGCGGCCAGTCCTGAACCCAGTCGGTATGGGTAAGGGCGGATACCAGGGGAGCAGCCTGCGCACTGTCAGGCGCAAAATAGAACAGTGCACCCAGAACCCGGGCGCTAAAGGCGAACGCCTCGCGTTGCGATACTTCATTCATAACAACATTCCTTGCTTCCGCGCAAGTGGCCCCGCGCGGAGAGTTCACTTGATTTGACCAGTATAACGCGAACCGGCTTAAGCCTTCTCGATCTGTACCAGATTCGTGTGCTGCGGGTTGCCCTTCGCCAGGGGAGAAGGACGATGTGTGGTCAGGGTATTGATACAGGCGCCATGGTCAATGCGATCGCCCTTCATGTTGGCGTCGTGCCATGCGCCCTGGCCCATTGCGCTTACGCCAGGCATGATGCGAGGAGTAACTTTTGCCGAAATACGCACTTCACCGCGATCGTTAAAGACGCGGACCATGTCGCCGTTTTTGATTCCTCGCTGCCCGGCATCCACCGGATTAAGCCACACTTCCTGACGGCAGGCCGCCTGAAGCACATCAATATTGCCGTAGCTGGAATGGGTGCGGGCCTTGAAATGGAAACCAAACAACTGTAGTGGGAATGTACTGCGTTCCGGTGCATCCCAGCCTTCAAACGTGGAAGCGTAAACCGGCAGTGGTGTAATGGATTCATCTTCTGCCAGCTCCCAGGATGCCGCGATTTTCGCAAGCTTGCTGGAGTAAATCTCAATCTTGCCTGACGGCGTTTTGAGTGGATTTGCCTGCGGATCGTCGCGGAATTTTTTATAGGCCACAAAGTGTCCCGCCGGATCTTTGCGCTTATAAATCCCCATCTCTTTCAGTGCGTCGTAGGAGGGCAATTGGGGATCTTTTTCAAGCATTTTGGCGTACAGATACTGTAGCCACTGTGCCTGAGTGCGCCCTTCGGTGAACTGCTGATGAATATCCGGGCCGAGCCGTTTCGCCACTTCGCTCATGATCCAGTAAATCGGTTTGCGCTCAAACTTCGGTGCGGTGACAGGCTGCAGGAAGATCAGATACCCCATGTTGCCAGCATAATCGTTCGGGATGATGTCTTCTTGTTCCACGGTCATCAGGTCGGGCAGTACAAGGTCGGCGTATTTCGCGGATGAGGTCATGAAATTGTCGATGACCACAATCATTTCGCATTTGCGCTCATCCTGCAAAATGTCGTGGGTTTTGTTGATGTCCGAATGCTGGTTAATGATGGTGTTACCGGCATAGTTCCAGATGAACTTGATCGGTACATCAAGCTTATCTTTTCCGCGAACGCCATCGCGCAATGCCGTCATTTCCGGGCCGCGCGCAATGGCGTCGGTCCAGCTAAAACAGGAGATCTGGGTTTTCACCGGGTTATCCGGCAGCGGCATTCGCTCAATGGTGATGGTATAGGTTGATTCTCGTGCCCCACTGTTTCCGCCGTTGATCCCTACGTTGCCTGTCAGAATGGGTAGCATGGCGATAGCGCGCGAGGTTTGTTCGCCGTTGGCCTGACGTTGTGGCCCCCAGCCCTGGCAGATATAGGCGGGTTTTGCCGTCCCAATTTCGCGTGCAAGTTTAATGATGCGCTCGGCAGGGATACCCGTAATACGCGAAGCCCACTCCGGGGTTTTGGCGGTAGCATCGTCACCCTGGCCCAGAATGTAGGCTTTATAGTGACCGTTGGCAGGCGCACCTTCCGGCAGCGTTTTCTCGTCATAACCTACGCAGTAGGTATCCAGGAAAGACTGGTCGACCAAATTTTCGTCAATCAAAACCCATGCAATCCCGGCCACCAGCGCGGCATCAGTGCCTGGACGTATAGGGACCCACTCATCCTCGCGTCCGGCTGCGGTGTCGGTATAACGAGGATCGATCACGATCATTCGCGCATTTGAGCGCTCGCGTGCCTGTTCAAGATAGTAGGTGATCCCGCCGCCGCTCATGCGTGTTTCCGCAGGGTTATTTCCGAACATCACCACCAGCTTGCTGTTCTCAATATCGGAGGTACTGTTCCCGGCATTTGTGCCGTAGGTGTACGGCATGGCGCAGGCGATTTGTGCAGTGCTGTACGTGCCATAGTGGCTAAGAAAGCCGCCGTAGCAGTTCATCAGACGTGCGACCAGTGAGGCATACGGAGAGGAGCGCGTAATGTTGCCACCGACAATGCCGGAGGAGTAGTTAATGTAAACGGCTTCGTTACCGTAGGTTTCCACCACGCCTCTCAGGCTGGTAGTCAGGGTATTCAGCGCTTCATCCCAACTGATGCGCTCGAATTTTCCTTCTCCACGTTTGCCAACGCGTTTCATGGGGTAGTTAAGACGATCCGGATGATTAATACGGCGGCGGATGGAACGTCCTCGCAGGCAGGCGCGTACCTGGTGATCGCCATAGATATCGTCGCCAGTATTATCGGTCTCAACCCAGTACACTTCGTCATCACGCACGTGTAACCGGAGCGCACAGCGACTCCCGCAGTTTACGGAACAGGCTCCCCAGACGACTTTATCCTCACCGGGGCGGGTAGCATGTTGCACCGCTGCAGCGGCAGTTTTTAGACCAAAGGGGAGAGAAAGGCCACCGGCGGCAAGCGCCAGTGAGCCTATTGCGGTAGATTTGACCAGCGTTCGACGGCTTATCCCGCCGTGGTTGTCTGCCTCGGACATGACTCACTCCATCATTTTGAGTAGGGTTTATTTTTACCCGTTATGACAACCGGGTTAATGATAAAGTGAGTGTTACTTATTTAGGGTTAAAGGATATTAATCCTTATCAAGCTAATGGATATTGCCGGTCTCGGAAAGAATATCCCTGTCACTGCGGTTCACTCGGTGCTTCCTGAGAACCCGACGTTTGAGCATTTCCTGTGCGGGTATATAAAATTTTAAACGTATCACTCGCACAATGCCCAACAACCTGCGCGTCAGGTTGATCGGCCTGGTCGTTCGGAACTATGTTGAGCGTGAAGCCTGCCTCTGGGACGCCATTATTGATAATTTTCTGCTGAATATCACTTTTCACGCGTTCGCAAGAGTCCGGGGCGGCCAGAAGGGCCGGGGAAGCACTCATCAACAGCAGGGCGGTAATCCAGGGTAACCGTTTCATTTGTTGCTCCTTCTCTCTGTGTGTAGGGTAATTTTAGCAGACTTCCTGTAAGTATTTGTTTTTGGTGGCAACATTCTGAATTATCTTAAAAAGAAGAAAAGATCGGGTGGGCAATAATATTTGCTTTTATCTTAAATTTCCGCCGGATGTGTGCGAAATCAAAGCGTGCTCATTCGGAAAACCTATAATCCTCACCTATTGATTAGTCTCTGGTCAGTCAAATCGAGAATACCTGCACTCCACGCATTTCTGTTGTATTGCCATATTGTTGACAATTCCTGTTCAGGACCTTTTCCCGTGGGTTGCAGGATCTCCGCATAAGTGAAGAAAATGAGTACCGATAACAAGCTAATTAGCTTACTTCGTCAATCCTATGGAACGTCTAATCCGCAGGAAGCCGCAACGTTTCTGTCGTCGGCGATTGGCCGCGTGCTGAAGATGGAAAAAGAGGCGCGACGCGCGCACATTACGGAGGCGCTGAAGGGCGTTGACCTCCGTCGGGACGCTGGCGGCGGCATGAACAGTAAGCCGAAGACCGTCTATAAAGACACGAAAGCGACCCAGGAAAAACTGGCAAAACTGGAAGCCACTCTCCAGGAAATGAAGGCGAAATATCACGCCTTGCTTAACGATGGTCCTCAAACGGCTGAAGAGAATACGCGGCTGAAAAACCGCATTGCCGAACTTCAGAAAAGTATCGAAAACCAAAAAAGTCAGCATTTTCAGGAGTTGGCGTTACTGCGACAACACAGCAGTAACGTGGCGAATGCCAGCGAATTGGCCGCGCTTCAGCAGCAGCTTGAAGATTTTCAGGAATTATCGACTCAGCTCAGTGACGAATGTGAACAGCATAAAACCCGTCTGAAGACACTGGAAGCGACCCTTGAAGATAAAACCGCACAGGTGGCACGTCTG
This sequence is a window from Enterobacter sp. RHBSTW-00994. Protein-coding genes within it:
- a CDS encoding ABC transporter permease subunit, with translation MRQINRHPTSGMRLMLVMLPFVLLLAAYFLGSAVRLEANPQDKLLPGLQQMLDAISRMAFSPDKRSGEYLFWVDTLVSLARLLTGLAIASLIGLCIGVAAGVFPLWRASLSPLMTVLSMIPPLAILPVLFIVFGLDELSKVMLIVIGITPMLARDLEHRACEIPPEILIKAQTLGANSWTLVLRVVLPQLLSRLLTSLRLLLGSAWLFLISAEAISSTAGLGYRIFLVRRYMAMDVIIPYVLWITLLAWLMDLALRQLHKTCFPWAEGGKA
- the uca gene encoding urea carboxylase, coding for MLTKLLIANRGAIACRILRTLRAMNIGGVAVYSEADISSLHIREADDAISLGDGPAANTYLVTEKIIAAAKASGAQAIHPGYGFLSENAAFAEACEAAGIAFVGPTAEQLRVFGLKHTARALAKTHGVPLLEGTELLADVDEALCAADEVGYPVMLKSTAGGGGIGMRVCYNAAELNDAFDAVVRLGKNNFSDAGVFIEKYIERARHLEVQLFGDGNGEVIALGVRDCSVQRRNQKVLEETPAPNLPEGMERALCEAAIALGKAVNYRSAGTVEFVYDSDAARFYFLEVNTRLQVEHGVTEQVWGVDLVRWMITLAAGTLPPLASLRENLNPVGHAIQARVYAEDPGRQFQPSPGLLTDVAFPEDDRQTLRIDTWVESGCDVPPFFDPMLAKIIAWQPTREAAIHALDAALGNTRLYGVETNRRYLQQILTFAPFTRGEPWTRCLEGLAYQASTLDVLSAGTQTTVQDYPGRVGYWAVGVPPSGPMDNQALRLGNRLLGNDEQAAALEITLSGPTLKFNCDAQLVVTGAEIALMLDGEPLVNNRVIRVHAGMTLRMGEILGEGVRSYLCLRGGFCVPDYLGSKSTFTLGQFGGHAGRALRTGDVLHVLPLTSPAPDAELPASLHTVLAPVRTLRVIYGPHGAPEYFTPGYMATFFATDWEVHFNSSRTGVRLIGPKPEWVRDSGGEAGLHPSNIHDNPYAIGAVDFTGDMPVILGPDGPSLGGFVCPVTVIEADLHVVGQLKAGDKVRFVPVDMMTARRLAQVQEAQIASLHPHEISWQPTELTSPVVLTCGQADKRLVARLSGDTHLLLEIGEPELDLVLRFRAHALMQALEGHALEGVIDLTPGIRSLQIHYQPDVMSLAQLLEAITVLWQGVCEREDLDVPSRVIWLPLSWDDPACQKAIDKYMTTVRRDAPWCPSNLEFIRRINDLANVDEVYKTVFDARYLVMGLGDVYLGAPVATPLDPRHRLVTTKYNPARTWTAENSVGIGGAYLCVYGMEGPGGYQFVGRTLQMWNRYRAVADFNGKPWLLRFFDQIRFYPVSADELLTIRRDFPLGRYPLRIEHTTLKLADYQQFLADEAQSIEAYRTHQQSAFDAERERWIASGQAHFDSTDVLTDEGEDAPLQAGQTGIDSPVSGNLWQVNVVPGSQVREGDVLVVLESMKMEIPLLAARDGVVSQVRVQPGSSVRAGQCVVVMEKTV
- a CDS encoding ABC transporter ATP-binding protein, with translation MSFITINNIWQEYGDHVVLEHLNLQVKEGEFCSMVGASGCGKSTFLRLLLGQEAPSRGTITLDGKPLIAEPDSSRGVVFQRYSVFPHLSVLDNVTMGLELPQSPLCGRLFGAKKRAARERATEMLEKVGLGQALDKYPAQLSGGMQQRLAIAQAFIMQPRVLLLDEPFGALDPGIRKDMHALLLQLWGETRMTVFMVTHDLSEGFNLGTRLLVFDKVRLDPHAPNAYGARITYDIPLNETRLSALSGTAPDNVYALRS
- a CDS encoding urea amidolyase associated protein UAAP1 produces the protein MNITSTLLREERLPGGGHFSCVLKRGQILRMTDIEGGANVSLIMLNAHEKSERLNLPDTLKGQHTARLTAGHCFYSDMGRVLTGITADTSGWHDPFGGVLNAAEVAEKYGQGRYQERRNGFFRNGTDNLLVEMGKWDLNLEDLLMVVNFFSKVTVDDDGQFSFHPGHSQPGCHVDLFAPMDVLVVMTALQHPMDPSTEYAPRPVQLSWWQVQDEESAIRALLTRPENERAITNTQLFAL
- a CDS encoding urea amidolyase associated protein UAAP2; the protein is MTVASEKHAHHASFRHVIPAGEPYMFDVKKGQTLRLLDLEGNQAVDTLFYHADNPRERYDPQRTLRRQNNAYLTHGSVLYSNLGNPLLTIVADTCGRHDTLGGACAQESNTVRYALDKRHMHSCRDNFLCACLHDGRLQKRDIGANINFFMNVPVTPQGGLTFEDGISAPGKYVELRAECNVIVLISNCPQLNNPCNGWEPTPAEVLVWN